Genomic segment of Streptosporangium sp. NBC_01755:
GTCGTCGCCGGGGACGGTGACCAGGTAGAGGTGGAGCTCCACGACGCCCGGCAGCAGGTCGGGCTTCTCCAGGAGCCCTCCCCGTATCGCGCCGATGCCGGCCTCGGCGGCGAGCTGGCGTCCGGCGCCCGCCCTGGCCGCCACGTGCTCGGTGCGCCAGGACTCCAGGATCGCGGTGGCGGCGCCCAGGTTGGCGAGGAGCCCGCCACCGGCGTCCCTGGCCAGCACCGGCCGGTAGGGGCCGGTCAGCCGTACGCGAAGGAAGATCGCCCCCGGCTCCTCGTGGAGGACGCCGCGCGGGCCGCACTTGGCGACCACCGCGGCCGAGGGCAGCGGGTGTGACCGGAGATGCTCGTCGATGCCTGAGGGCCCCGCGGGGGCGAACGGCGACGAGTGCGTGCCGCCTGAGGCCAGGAGCAGGGAGAGGCGGTGCGGCAGGCCGTCGCGTCGCAGGGTCGCGGCCGCGGCCGCGTATCCCGCCAGCGCCGCGGCGGCAGGTGCGCGGGCGACGCCGAGGCCGAAACCCGCCAGCAGGCCGGACGCCGGATCGAGGGAGAGCGGCGCCACCGGTCCGTCGATCCCGGTCGCCCACCGGTCGTGTGCGACGTCGCCGGACAGGGAGGTGTCCAGGTGGGAGTAGAGGAGCAGCTCGGGCCCCGAGCCGCCGGTGGTGGACGTCAGGTTCGCCCCCTCGTCCCCGACCGCCTCGATGTTCCAGGGCAGCTCGGGCCAGCGGTTCCGGGCCCACGCCGCCAGCCGGGTCGCGGTCGCGCGCTCCCGGCCCCGAGGGCTGGGGCCGGCGGCCATCACCCGGATCGCCTCGATGATCGGCTCGCTGGAGATCGCCGCGACTGTGGCGTGCCGCAGGTTTCGCAGGGCGTCGCTCTTCATGCCCACATATTAACTCTATGCAAGACGCCATCTCGCATATTGACAATGCTTGCGGCTGGATCCTACTGTTCCCCCACGTTGCCGACGAGGGAGGACTGATGGTCTACGTCGTGACCGACGCGTGTGTGGACGTGCAGGACAGATCGTGCGTCGAGGAGTGCCCGGTCGACTGCATCTACGAGGGTGACCGGATGATGTACATCCACCCGGATGAGTGCGTCGACTGTGGCCGGTGCGAGCCTGTCTGCCCCGTGACGTCGATCTTCCATCAGGAGGACCTCCCGGCGGAGACGGCCAGGTTCGCCGAGATCAACGCCGGGTTCTTCGCCGATCTGGGCTCTCCCGGAGGCGCCAGGAAGATCGGCCGTACCGGCAGCGACCATCCCGCCGCGGTGCCTCCCGGCGGTGGGTCGTGACGGCGTACGACGTCGACCTAGTGATCATCGGCGCGGGCCCCTCGGGGCTGTACGGCGCCTACTACGCGGGCTTTCGCGGCATGTCCGTCGCCGTGATCGACTCGCTGCCCGAGCCCGGCGGCCAGATCTCGGCGCTCTACCCGGAGAAGGACATCTTCGACATCGCGGGGTTTCCCTCGGTGAAAGGCCAGCGACTGGTCGACGAGCTGGTGGCGCAGGCGGCGCAGGCCGATCCGCTCTTCCTGCTCGGGGAGAGCGCCTGCGAGCTGCTGCACGACGAGGAGGGCGTGGAGGTCGTCACCGACGCGGGCACCCGGGTACATGCCAAGGCCGTGCTCCTCACCGGGGGCATCGGCACCTTCACCCCTCGGGAACTGCCCGTGGGCGAGGACTACCTGGGCCGCGGGCTGCGCTACTTCGTCCGCAGGCTGGACGAGGTGGCCGGCCACGACGTCGTGGTGGTCGGCGGCGGCGACTCCGCGGTGGACTGGGCACTCGCCCTGGAGCCGCTGGCGCGCTCGGTGACGCTCGTGCACCGCAGGCCCGTCTTCCGTGCGCACGAGCGCAGCGTGGCGACGCTGCACACGTCGTCGGTACGGGTGCTGACGCCGTACGAGATCGCCGAGATCGGCGGCGACCCCCAGGTCGCGGAGGTCGTCGTCGAGAAGGTCAAGGAGGGCGACCGCATCACGCTGCCCGCCCAGACCGTCGTGGCGGCCCTCGGTTTCGTCGCCGACCTCGGGCCTGTCCAGAAGTGGGGCCTTGAACTGCGAAAACGGCACGTGCTCGTCGACCGGTCGATGAGGACGAACCTGCCCAGGGTGTTCGCCGCGGGGGACATCAGCGACTACGACGGCAAGGTCAGGTTGATCTCCGTCGGGTTCGGCGAGGCCGCGGCGGCGGTCAACAACCTGGCGCCCCTGGTGAATCCCGCCCTCGGTACCACTCCGGGTCATTCTTCCGATGCGGCCTGAGCTTGACAGTCGGTAGAGTCCGGTCCAACGAATGATCTGTGCGGAGGAGTCGGCATGGCGGATCAGGCGCACTCCGGCGACGCCGACGTGGCCGACGAGGTGCCCGCCATCCAGACGGTGCGGCGCGCCGCGCTGATCCTGAGTGGTTTCACCAGCGAGCACCCCTGGCTGAGCCTCAACGAGATCACCGCGCGGCTGGGGGTCAGCAAGCCCACGGCCCACCGGTACGCCAGGGCGCTGCGGGCGGCCAATCTGCTCCGCTACGACCCGCGCAGCGCGCTGTACTCGCTCGGTCCCCAGCTGCTCGGGCTGGAGGCCGCCGCGCGGGCCGGGCTGCCCATCGCCGCGGCCGCCGGACCCCACCTCGAACTGCTCATGCGCGAGATCAACCAGACGGTCGTGCTCAGCGTCTGGAACGGCGAGTGCCCGGTGGTGGTCGGCTGCGTGGACAACACCGTCGGCGATGTCCGGCTGAGCGTCCGCACCGGCTCGCAGCTCGACGTCGTCCGCTCGGCCCAGGGCCGGATCTTCTGCGCCTACCTGCCCGCGGGAGAGGTTCCCGGGCTCGCGCGGCGACTGCGGGCATCCGCGGAGCTGCGCGAACTCCTCAAGGAGGTCCGGCGGACCGGGATCGCGGTCAACTCCCCGGTGGACCACGGGGTACGCGTGCTCGCGGCGCCGATCTTCGAGGGTGACCAGGTGGTCGCCTCGATGGCGGTCCTCGGCACGGTGGCATCCCTCGCGGGCGACCTGGAGCCGCAGGCCGCCGCCGCGCTGCTGAGGGTGGCGCGCGACCTGTCGCGCGAGCTGGGCGGCACCGCGCCCGTCTGAGCGTGGGCCGGGTGGCGCCGCGCCCGTCTGAGCGCCGGGCTGGGTGGCACCGCGCCTGTTCGAGCGTGGGCCGGCGGGCTCGGAAGCGGAAATCACGGGTGGGCGGCCTGTCCCGTCGGCATGCGTTCTCGCTGATCAGACATTCTTTCCAGAAATCGCAGGTGGTCTCCGCAGCCGTCAAGCACGCCTGCAGTGTGACGCAATGCGAGATGTGATTCCGCATCTTGACACGCGCCAAGCGTTCCTCGTACGTTCATGAAGCCCGGTTGGCCTGGCACGACGGTGGGGAACCCCGCCACTGGCGCGACCGCCCGCCGATGCCCTGAGAAAAACCACCCCCCTGAACCCTCGCCGTCTCCCCCCAGAGCGGCGGCGAGAGGACTAGGAGCAAGCATGGGTATGCGACGCGCAGGGGCCGTCATGGCTTTCGCGACAGTTCTCCTCGCCACCGCCTGCGGCGGCTCGTTCTCCGGGGGGGAGGCATGAACCTGATCGCGACATCGCAGGGCCTGGCGCGTCTCGACGACGACGGCGCCGTCCTCCTCGACCTGCCCTTCGCCGATGTGGCGGAGATGCTCGCCGCGGGTGAGGGCTTCGCTCCCGCGCACGCCGCGCGGGAGCGGGACCGGATCCCGCTGGGAGAGCTCCGGCCCCCGCTGGGCAGCACCGGGGCCATCTGGGGGGTGGGGCTGAACTACCTGTCGAAGGCACGCCTGACCGGGAGGTCCGTCCCCTCCGACCCCATCCTCTTCCTGCGGTCGCCCTCGGCGGTGTCCGCGCCGGGAGCGGAGGTGCCGCTGCCGCAGGACCGCTCCAGCCAGGTGGACTACGAGGGCGAGGTCGCCTTCGTGATCGGGCGGCCGATGCTCCGCACCCCGCCCGGTGAGGTGTGGGACCACATCGCCGGCATCACGGCGGCCAACGACATGACCGCGCGCGACGTCATGGTCGCCACCGCGACCCCCACCCTGGCCAAGAGCTTCCCCGGTTTCGGCGCGCTCGGCGCCTCGGTGCTCGAACTCTCGGCGGTCGACGACCCCGAGAGGATCGCGGTCAGGACCAGCGTGAACGGAACGGTTCGGCAGGACTCCAGCACGGCGGAACTGATCTTCGCCGTGCCCGAGCTCATCTCCAGGATCTCCCACTTCGCCGCGCTGCGACCCGGCGACGTCGTGCTGACCGGTACCCCGGCGGGCACGGGCCAGGACCGCGGGGTCTTCCTGTGTCCCGGCGACGAGGTGGAGGTGTCCGTCGCCGGTGTGCTGCCGCTGTGTACCCGGTACCGCTGAGTTTCGTGCTCCTGAAGCCCGCACAGTCCCCCATAGATGAGAGATGTGAGATGACCGAGATTTCGTTTGACCTTGTTCTGTCCGGCGGTACCGTCTTCGACCCCGTGGCGGGCACCCACGCGGTCACCGACGTGGCCGTGACCGATGGCCGCGTCGCGCGCATCGCGCCCTCGCTCGCCTCGCAGGCCCAGGAGGTCGTCGACTGCGCGGGGAAGTGGGTCCTCCCCGGTCTGGTCGAGGCGCACACCCACGTCTTCGAGAACGTCTCGAAGGTCGGGGCCCCGCCGGACGAGGCCCATCTGCGCCGGGGAGTGGTCGCCGCCGCCGACGCCGGTACGGTCGGCGCCTCGACCTTCGCCGCCTTCAACAGGTTCGTCGTCCAGCCCGCCGAGATGCGCCTGGTCAACTTCCTCAACGTCTCGGTGCTCGGACTGATCGACTTCCGCTTCGGCGAGCTGCTCAACCCGGACACGCTGGTCGCCGAGGACGCGCTGGCCGTGGCACGTGACAACCCGGACGTGGTCCGCGGCTTCAAGATCCGTCTCTCCGAGGACGTGGTCGGCTCCGCCTGGCGCTCGCTGCTCAAGAGCTCGCTCGACCTCGCGGCCGACGCGGGTCTGCCCCTCATGGTCCACATCGGGGAGACCGAGGAGCCGCTGCCCGAGGTCCTCGGGCTGCTCCGCGCCGGGGACATCGTCGCCCACTGCTACACCGGCAAGCCGCACGGCATTCTCGACGACGGGAAGGTCATCCCCGAGGTGCTTGAGGCACGGGCCCGCGGTGTGCTCTTCGACAGCGCCCACGGCAAGAGCAACCTCAGCTTCGAGGTCGCCAGGAAGGCGATCGCGGAGGGCTTCCTGCCCGACCTGCTCACCTCCGACACCAGCGCCAGGAACTGGCGCGGCCCGGTCTTCGACCTGGTCACCAGCGCCGCCAAGCTGCGGGCGCTCGGCATGTCCATGGACGACATCGTGCCGCGGATGACCATCGCCCCCGCCCGGCGGCTCGGCCTGGACACGGAGGGGTACGGCACCCTCGTCGAGGGCGGTCCCGCCCACGTCACGGTGCTGGAGGACACCGAGGAGACAACCCTGCCCGACGCGTCCGGCAACTCGATCGTGGCCCCCAGACTGGAGCCGGTCCTCGTCCTGCACGGCGGGCAGCGGGTGGAGACGACGCCCTGGCGCGGCCTGGACGCCGGCCGGTGACGCCGGTCGCCGAGGCGAGACGGAGACTGCGGACCGCGCTGGCCGGTGGAGGCCGGGTCGTCGGCACGTTCGTCAAGCTGCCCACCGTCGACAGCGTGGATCTCGCCCGGCAGGCCGGGTTCGACTTCGTCGTCGTCGATCTGGAGCACTCCTCGCTGCCGGTGGAGACGGTGATCTC
This window contains:
- a CDS encoding amidohydrolase family protein; this encodes MTEISFDLVLSGGTVFDPVAGTHAVTDVAVTDGRVARIAPSLASQAQEVVDCAGKWVLPGLVEAHTHVFENVSKVGAPPDEAHLRRGVVAAADAGTVGASTFAAFNRFVVQPAEMRLVNFLNVSVLGLIDFRFGELLNPDTLVAEDALAVARDNPDVVRGFKIRLSEDVVGSAWRSLLKSSLDLAADAGLPLMVHIGETEEPLPEVLGLLRAGDIVAHCYTGKPHGILDDGKVIPEVLEARARGVLFDSAHGKSNLSFEVARKAIAEGFLPDLLTSDTSARNWRGPVFDLVTSAAKLRALGMSMDDIVPRMTIAPARRLGLDTEGYGTLVEGGPAHVTVLEDTEETTLPDASGNSIVAPRLEPVLVLHGGQRVETTPWRGLDAGR
- a CDS encoding fumarylacetoacetate hydrolase family protein, translating into MNLIATSQGLARLDDDGAVLLDLPFADVAEMLAAGEGFAPAHAARERDRIPLGELRPPLGSTGAIWGVGLNYLSKARLTGRSVPSDPILFLRSPSAVSAPGAEVPLPQDRSSQVDYEGEVAFVIGRPMLRTPPGEVWDHIAGITAANDMTARDVMVATATPTLAKSFPGFGALGASVLELSAVDDPERIAVRTSVNGTVRQDSSTAELIFAVPELISRISHFAALRPGDVVLTGTPAGTGQDRGVFLCPGDEVEVSVAGVLPLCTRYR
- the fdxA gene encoding ferredoxin, giving the protein MVYVVTDACVDVQDRSCVEECPVDCIYEGDRMMYIHPDECVDCGRCEPVCPVTSIFHQEDLPAETARFAEINAGFFADLGSPGGARKIGRTGSDHPAAVPPGGGS
- a CDS encoding NAD(P)/FAD-dependent oxidoreductase codes for the protein MTAYDVDLVIIGAGPSGLYGAYYAGFRGMSVAVIDSLPEPGGQISALYPEKDIFDIAGFPSVKGQRLVDELVAQAAQADPLFLLGESACELLHDEEGVEVVTDAGTRVHAKAVLLTGGIGTFTPRELPVGEDYLGRGLRYFVRRLDEVAGHDVVVVGGGDSAVDWALALEPLARSVTLVHRRPVFRAHERSVATLHTSSVRVLTPYEIAEIGGDPQVAEVVVEKVKEGDRITLPAQTVVAALGFVADLGPVQKWGLELRKRHVLVDRSMRTNLPRVFAAGDISDYDGKVRLISVGFGEAAAAVNNLAPLVNPALGTTPGHSSDAA
- a CDS encoding IclR family transcriptional regulator, giving the protein MADQAHSGDADVADEVPAIQTVRRAALILSGFTSEHPWLSLNEITARLGVSKPTAHRYARALRAANLLRYDPRSALYSLGPQLLGLEAAARAGLPIAAAAGPHLELLMREINQTVVLSVWNGECPVVVGCVDNTVGDVRLSVRTGSQLDVVRSAQGRIFCAYLPAGEVPGLARRLRASAELRELLKEVRRTGIAVNSPVDHGVRVLAAPIFEGDQVVASMAVLGTVASLAGDLEPQAAAALLRVARDLSRELGGTAPV